TGAGCTGATTTGGAACCAGTAACCACCTTATAATATTATCAACATGATAACATGAGTTAGTTCCAATCAAATGTTTTCCATTATTTGCGATGTACCTCTTGCAATTTACAGTGAAGTTTAACGATTTCCGTTTGGCtctccaaaagttttttctttacatcCGCTAACTGCTGTTTTAATTCGATTTGCGTTTTGTCATGTTGTTGCATTTGCTGAACCAGTTTTTGCAACTTTTCATCcttaatgagaaaaatgaggCCCGTCAGCATCCCTTGCCAAATGTTATAGTTGGAatgaatttaatcaaatacttttgttttgataataTTATCTCTGCGTTCTAGTTCTTCTTGAAGCTCTTTTGTTTCGTGACGGACCGAAGTTAAACACGTTGTTAAGCGCGTAGCTTCAGATTGTTGACCAAGTGAATTTAGTCGAAGACTCTCCACCTCTTTCTGCAATCTAAAATAGAACCGGTCCGAGTAACCGAGTTGTTTAATTTAgcttgaaattcaattaaataccCATTGACAGATTTCTTCAGAATGGCTGTTTCTCCTCTCAACTTGAGATTGACTTGTTTTTCGGCACTCAGTTGCATCTCATGTCTTGTTTGGAAGGACTTTTGATCTGATTCAAACTTTTCCGTCGCCAACTTCAGCGCCGCTTCCAAGCCAgccactttcttttttagctgAGCCTTTTCGTCTTCAGATGTCCTAAGACTTGCATCAAATTCCTCGCGCAAGCGTGCTTCACGTTGGTTTCGTTCTACCGTTAAACGGCCTTCCATCAAATCCATTTCTCTTTGAGTGCCAATCAGAAAAactgtaaattttcaatttaattcgTAAATCACACAGCGAAAAGATTTTATACTTGATGTGCTCGATTTTCAATTGCTCGATTGTGGATTCAAGAGATTGGTGATGGCGATACTCGGAAGCCAATTTGCTGTGATGGGCCTCTTCAAGTCGCCGTCGTTCATTATCTCCATCTAGTCGCAGTTGCATCATTTGCTGATGACTCTGCTCCACTTGCTGAGCTAACTTCTTTTCCAGTTCCTGAGTACACACAAACAGAGCGATTTAGTATTCTTAACCATTTATAATTTCATAAATAGAGTATTAAACCTGAATTTTGTCAATAGCGCGATCAAATTGATCGTTGTGTCGACTTTCGGCCGCATACGTTTTCTGGCTGCATTCCTGTTCGACAGCTTTGACCTGTAACTCGGCCTGACGTTTGACTTCTTCAAGCTGACGGATGAGATTGTCCAACTTTTTGCCGCGGTCATCCCAATCGGCGCGCAACACTAGGCATTCGAGGTTGAGCTCGCTCTCCTCTAGCCTCATCCGGCTAGAAGAGGGTAGATGCTGAGTCGCCTTGGCGTTTTCGTCACCCAGTCGCCACAAGCAAATCGAGCCATCCTCACAGCAACTCATCAACATTTGGCCATCAAGTCCCAAAGTTGTTTCTGAAATCTACAAGAAAGAAGTTGCTTTACTTGCAGAAGCCAGACAAACTGTAAATCAATTTGCCTGTGTAATGGCTCCATATTGAGTGAAGTGTTCTTGATAATCTGAGCGACTGTTGATTGGATACTTGTAGGCTCGCAAACCTCCCATCCGTGTTCCAACGAGGATTATTTGTTCTCGAGCCAAGTAAAAAAGGGAAGTGGCTGAAAGTTCTGCAGCACGAAGGCGACACACTACCTGTATAAATCCACAGAAAACGCgttgtgttattgtttttatttcacggtaaaataaacaaaacaatcttGATTTTATACCTGACCATCTTCGGCGACTTCAACGACTTCGCCGTCGACAGAGGCAACAATAAGATGGCCATTGGATAGGGCAGCCAGGTCGATTAAATTAATTCCGTTTGGTTTCACCTGCATCAGCACTTCGTGACTCGTCGAGTCCCATACGCAGAGAAGACCGTCTGCTCCGCAAGAGTAAATTCGCTGACCATCTTCACTCCAGACAATTTGAttaatctaaatttttaaaaaatcgactgTACCAATTTTACTTGGAAGAATCAAACAAATAGATATGATATTACGTCTCCTTTGTGAGCCATTAGTGGCGAAGACGTCTCGAATGTGATGAAATTGATCAGTTGCAACGTCGAACCACGAGTGACGGCTATATAATTCCCACCAGAGTTAAAGGCTAGCTTACGACACCCAGCCAAGATAACTTCGCGCACTAAATGAAAGCGGTCTACTAAGACGGAAAAGACCTGGAGCGAGTCAGATGTTGTGATTGCCACATAATGCCCCATTGGATGTAGGCTCGCTGAAAGTATGTCTTCATCCAGAAGTTTACTAAACTGAATCTGTTCTGCTGCCACATTccacaaaaagagaaatcgatCCTGGCCCACAGACACTGCATATGGACGCCAGACAGCCGTCGACAACGACCTTATTTCACCGCTATGCGCTAAGCTGATAATGTTCTCCATTTTGGCTGGGTcactctaaaataaaattcaaaaaaaaaaaaaaaaaacacatcaatatgaataattattactaaaaaaaatgataaaaacaaacctCGGATGATGGATGGTGACTCAATTCGGCGAACCATATTTGCCCTCGCAAGGCGACAGCGATAAACTTTTTTCCGTGACGTGCTAGAGCAGTTAACGAACACCTTCCCTTATCCATAAGGCTACAGGTCGAATCATTCACGAATGAGCTACGTCCAATTTCGATGGAGACATCCGTCGTTGAGGAAACGGCTGAATTCAGCTCGCCAGGTGATAGAACGGCAGCAGTGTTATAAACTGTTCCCTTGCTATCCCGTGCTTCACTGACAGTCAATAGACTATGTCCAGTCAAATGGCAAATTTGATTCAAACCAAGTGGGCACACAGCGCTAATCATTTGCTGTTCAGCATCTGCATCCCTTTTCGCGCTATCCGCTCTTAAATATCGAGTGTGAAAATATGGAAATTAATGAACTGCACTGTAAATGGATCAACGAAGCAATCACCTGTCGTGATGATGAACGCGCCCAGCTCGAGGATCGTTGGCATCTAGCGGAATCTGCGTCACAATGTCTGACTCTTCAATAATCAGAATTTGTCCAGTCTTGGTACCCAAAGCCATTCGTGAAGTGGAAATCCAAGAATGGCAAGTAATAAAATGCCCAGCCAACTTAGGTTTCATTCCACTTTCCATTCCTTGATCAAATTAATcagaaaacaacaatcaaaTCGAGAGTTAATAATGCatgcaataaaaaaggaaaaataccGTCGGGAGTGAGCCGGTAGAAACGTAGCGATCCACCGTAGACCACCACCAACGAATGCacgtccataggattgaaCGATAACTatagttaagaaaaaaaaaaaaaaaaaaagaagaatttttttatttttgtttatccaTTTAAAGGAATGTCATTtacgctttttttttgtcagcgGTCAATTCGGCGCTTCGTAATAATCGAGCacgctataaaaaaaagggggggcgCCTTAACCTAATAACGCGCTCTCTTTTCTCGAGCCGTTTGATCGATACTCGCGACACACAAGAGCAGCGGAATAAAGAGATGTCACCATGTCATACAAGACATCAATAGGACCAATGCTGCAGCAGTTACCGTGGGTCTCTATTGCTCAGCCCCATGCAATGGGAAACTTGGAATAGAGAAACACGCGAGTTTCGAGTCAGTACTTattggcttgttttgtttttctacttttgttttccttcggGGCGAAATTGAGCTAGAAAAAACTCCAACTCCGGGTAGTAGTGAACTGAATAAGTTTGTTATTTTGCAGTACTTGTGGGTTAATTGAAGGAAGGCTGGCCGATCCGAGGCTGATGGAAGCGAGAGTTTTGCCCGTACGCCACAGGTAGACCGTGATGGAGTAGCTGTGCTGGTGATGGGTTGTGGTGTTGGTGAGGTTTAGGGTGGAAGATAGAGGCAATTCAGTTGCATGACTGTGATCCTTTGGGGGTTGCTCAGGCAGGAGAGTGGCCAATAGTTTGCCATCGGCGGAAAATGCCAAAGCCACGGGCTCTTCGTGATGATGCGATGCGATGTGGATCGGAATGGCTTTCCGTCGGCGAGTGGGCATCATCTCGTAAACCACTAGGTTACTCTTCGGTCCTACTTCCAGAGTGGCCATCACCTGACTTGGATCGGATCGTTATTCTTGTATTATTGAAATCTTTAGATGAAAACAAGAATTCAAATAAACGTCATTTTATCCTTACGAGTCGGGGCTGAGTGCGAAAGCTGCCGTGGCCATGGTACTGTTGCGCGGAGGCAAGAACGTCTGAGTTTGATTCATCCAGTTATACATGACGACAACTCGCCCTGATATGTAAATCATCTGATGGTTGTCCAACAGCGCCACGGATCCCGTGCAAGGGGCCAATAGCCGCAAAGGGCTGGCTGCGAACTCGAGATGCATTTCTGTATGAGATCCTTGTCGGACGAATGATTCACTACAAATACAAACAATACATAAACTTAACTGTGCTACATGTCATACAGTAATCGAAATACAATTACGGCAACAATAAGAAATGATCGAAATTATTACCAGTCAATAAGACGAGTTCGATGCCATTCAGCAGAAGAGATAATATGTGGAAGAATGAAAAGCGAAACTTCCGGTAAGGAAACTGGTTTGCTTCCGCTGCAATCGTGAAGTCCCGCAGTCGTTCAATTTCAACAGTCGACTGTCAGTTGGATTCAAGGATTATATCGTGAGTGAAACGAAACTAACGATCAAGCCGCTGGTTACCATGACACCAGATCCAGCTGTGCACGTCTAACTTGGATGGATATGAAACAAATCCGATAGCACAGCTCAGTTACTAGATCCATTGATAAAAGGTAGGCGAAACATCGTAAAAGAGCTCGCCAAGGACGAGAAATCTTGTCACGTGACAAGCGACACTGTCATGAACTGCGCACATATCAATAATTTCAACTTGCTGCCAGTTTAAATGCATCGATCGATCTCTACCCAACTCTGCAACTAGGATTTCGACAATGCTGCAGCATTTGTAAAGAAGGCCACTTGAAAGCAATATAAAACCTGTCATAAACCAAGGGGCGGAGACGACGGGGAGAAAATAGGGCGAAGCAGAACTTACTGTAAATAGGGGCACGAACTTCATGGGTGTGTTGGAAGTCATACGTTCACTTCAGGAGGGACTGTCATCACAGGAACATTCTTATCCTGCTCACCTGCGCAAACAAACGAGAACgtcacaaatcaaatcaaagttgatGCTAGAAATGGCATACCTGGAATTTGCACGCTTCACGTCTGCAAAGGCAATTTGACACTAAaagatgacattttttttaactgaattgGAATTGCATTCAACCGTCAGATCCGTGTATTCTTATTTCCACATAtgacaaacaaaagatgaagaatcaTCGTCATCTATCACTCTCTTCAGcaaaagatagaaaaagataTGGGAcgatttaaattgaaaaaaaaaaaatggaatgaaaaacaaaatttaatgaaaaaaaaggaagtgaaaattatttcaaagaaCGTTTACATTACAAGGTTTGTTCCCCTAACATTTGGGTTTCatccttgattttttttcacaaatctGGTGTTTATACTTTCAATTTATGGACACTTCCAAGGTGTTTCGTGTTATATCGATAACTGTGTCACCGAGGTTTGAAATAGCAACGaatgaagaattttgtttagcttgaaacaaatgatttcaattttttaaattctgaaatttgTGTGTAAAAttcgataagaaaaaaagaatttagagGGGGGCCATaatagggaagaaaaagatattgaaCAATGAGAGTCGGAAAAATACTCCGCTAAGTTCCATatgtaattgtttttgtttagttgttgGGTTGTGTTTTTATCTCTAATGGTACTGTCATCTagacaaaaccaaaatttttagtaCGAATGGCTAGGAGAAGTTTGTTACGCAAGATCGTCCTCGAGGAGTACAGCGGAACGTAAAGTCTCGAAATGCAAGTATTCGCCGTAGGTAGATGGACATCATCGGCTGGACGAATGGTCACCGTTGGCATGGGCTGGAAACCTTCCTCGGAGGCAGGCAATGCCGGCGATCCCGTCCAAAAGTAGACTAGGTCTTGTCGCTCTTGAGTCGTCATCTTCTCGACGATAGACCAGAGCCAGCGTTTAAAGCGCAACAGACGCTCGGGCGGCTCTCCAGATTCGTCGTTGAAACTTGTATACGAAATGAGCGTCTGTACACGGATCTCGCCTGTGCCGTTCAGTAGAAGTCGCAGATCCTCGGATGTTAATCCTTCCAAGGCATTTTGAGGCAACACGTCGAAAATGCCCAAACGAATAGACTCCATGGCTTTGGCTTGCGTCCTAACCATTCGGTATTGAGCGTAACGCCTCACATAGCTGTGAATGTTCTGAGAGGTGACTTCTATGTCTTTTCCACCAGGAATCAGCTCCACAAATCCCGATCCTTCGTCAGGGCTCAGGTCAATGCTGAATGTCAAATCCAATCCACTAAGATCTTTTGTTTCGGCATCAACGACAAGCTGACGGAAGGATTCATAAACAACGGGATCGAAAAAGGCCAGATCATGGAACCGGATGGGACGACCAAGGATTGCCTTGAGGACGTGACGATTCAATGCAATAGGGCACAATTCGTTCTGGAGGAGACACAGGCCCATCAGGCGACCAACGTTACGGAATGCGTTGAGGCGCTCGGTAGAAGCTTTGCCTTGACGAGGACTGTAGAAACCTTGTTTGCCAGGGCAATAGAAGAGCGGAGCCGTATCGTCTTCCTCGACACCATCGTCAGCGTCAGAACCGGTCGACGTTCCAGCTGTGGCGGTGGTGGGGTTTTTCCTGCTGCCAAGATTGAAGAGAAGATCCATTTCCAAAATGGCTTCCGACGAAAGCTCTCTGCCTTGTGCTAACTGACTTTGACCTGATGTGAGAAAAACATGTAGTTAATATCACGTCTAAGACATTTAAGTTTCTTTCTCTGAATTCTTACCTAGAATGACGGCGACGGCTTCGTTGACCCTTTGTTCTAACGAGTCTTCTGACGCCAAAAGCATAAGCAATTGAGCAGGTGAGAGTTCCAAAAGCATGCCGGTAATTTTGGCAGCCAGGGTGGGTCTTAGAGCGGCCACTCGAGGATACAGTCTTTCTCCCAACTGAATTACGTGTGGTGAGAGGTGATCGTTGTTGGTGGTAGGAATTTCGCCATCGGGTTGGAAAGGACGGGCATCATAGTTCAAGGTCCGAAGACGAGCATCGCGAACTTGTGACAGACGGGGTGGACCGTGACGTCGTGACTGATCTCCTGAGATGGAGCTGCGATTTCGACGACGTGCCTGTACAATAAATTAACTCATTAATAATCCCAAGCAAGCTGAAAATCAGATGACAAATACAATgaagataaacaaacaaattattacaATTCCTGATTGAGACTGAGAAGCTTTTGATCCAGCTCCAACTTGGGCAGCGTCCAGATTTGGCAATTTTTCTTGCGAGAGAATGGCTTCAGCAATGGCTGTATAGAAGCTGCGGGCTACTCCAGATCCTTCGCCTGGCTCGTCTTTGAACGTCACTTTAACTCTACTAACGGCCAATGGAGGTTGCGTGGCCGTTGCACGTCTGCAATGGGTGTTGTATTGCGTATTGAGTTCCTTGAATGTCTGCGTAATGAGCATTCCGCGTTCACGATCCATTTTAAACAGTGTCAAGTCACGCTGCTGCATGTTCCTCAGGCGCTCCATTTCGCGACGGAAACGAGCTTCTTTGACTGGGAATCCACCGAGCTCAGCAATGACCGATCCAGCTTCCGTTCCGACATCGTCAATAAAAACGCGACCAAACAAGTCTAATGTCAATCTCCAGCGCCCCAACAGCAAATCGCTTGAAATTAACTGGCTCACATTCGGAGTGGAATTTTTACCCATCCAAAAGCTAGAAGCGGATGGTGCCGTTTCttccgttttctctctcggtaCGGTAGACGGAGTACTGCCTGCGGTACTTGTGCCTGCAGGGGCATTGTCTCTCACAGTGCCAGTCCGAACGATAACGCTCTGAGCAGTGGCAGCAGCCCGTCGGGGTGACACAATGACGCTGCTGGCCACACTTGGACTGACACGGGCTACTTCAATCACTTCAGCGAATTCCGAATCTTTCAAAGACAAATTCTGAGGAGTTTCCTGGATGACTTCAGAAGTTGAATGAAGTGGAGGAAGTGTTGGTTGTTGTGGATTCAATGGGGTCGCCACTAGAGGGGGAACTGGAGCTTGAGCTGGATCCGTTTGTACCTCCGGTGTCCTTGTAGACAGTCCTAAACGAGTAGGTATAACTTCAAGAGGATTGGTCGAGCCAGGTGGATGATTTCCTGATGGCTGGATCGTGATGGGTTGGCGAGGAGCGCCAAAAAGTTCTTCGCGGCGAGCAGATGGTTGCAGAAGATGCGGTTGGTCCGCCAGAGGCAACGCTTCAATCATCGGTAGAGCAAACGGATCCGGCTGTGGGCATCCCAAACACAACGTCGACTCGGAGCGACGGAAGAATGGATGCTTGCGACCACTTTGCCGGACTacagcttcttcttcgccaCCAACAGATTCAGTGTCCATGGCTCCCCCGGTTTCTTCATCCATATCAGCATTTTCGTTTTCGTCCTATAAATcccattttgtaattttagaaaatgtgaaaaaaaaactacaatgAATTCATTAAGACTCAATGTTATCTTACCGGTTCGTTGAACATGTCAGCGATGTACTCTTCACCACTACCATTATCACCGTACGGGTTGGATTCATTTCCCGACCGCATGTAATAAATAAGGGCATCGAACACATAGGCAATGTGCTTCAATGACGAGACGTCAATAACGGGCAGGGTGTCGGAATGCTCGCCATTGTGAGCCCGCATAAGTGAAAGGcagtaattcaaaaattcgcGCCTTCCCGTCAAGGGATCCGGCACTTCGTTGCCCCGTTCTCCGCCAGCACCACCAGCCTGTCCTCTACGGCCGTCGTAAGTTCCAGGTGCAGCTCCCGAACCAGCCAGTGCAGAGGCTGCCGAACTTGAAGATGCGGCCGTTCGAGAGGAAGGTAAAACTGAACTAGCAGTAACCATTCTAACCAAAGTAAAATGAATTAGATACTCATAAATCggaacgggggggggggggaaataaaaaaaaatcaatacctTGACAGCGGTGTTCTTCCATACAAAGTAATATGGTTTGAAGGTGTTCCGTTCGGTGTAGAAGCGTTGGATAAAGCTACTCCAAAGCGTAGCTGAGCTTCGGTCGAGTCCATGACGTTGACCAGCCAATCCCAGACTGGCTTCAACCTGAATTCCAAAAATTGTTGCAGCTGAATGGACTCTTGGTTGGTGATGTCCAAATTTCGCGAAAGGGTGGGAGCAAGTGCCGGATAATCCAAAAGCATCGTGAGCAGGTCTGCAATCTGACGAACGACCAGTCCAAAAGCCCGAGCTAATCCGCTTGCTGTAGTAGCCATGGAAAAGGGTTCCGGTACCACGGGAAGTGTAGCTGTGGCGGCGGcaattgcagcagcagccgcagatCGGCGAAGAGAAGTAGGTTCTAAGTACATCAAATTGGTGGTTGAACCACCGACAGCGTTTCCACTACCGACGGCCCCATTGGCGCCAGCGCCACGTACGGCATTGTTCTCTCGATGGCGAATGGCCCACATCATCGATTGCGGAGCCATGCCAGAGGTACCACGGACaggggcagcagcagtggcggGTACGGCGGACGAAGGGTTATTATTGCGGCGTTCCAGTTGTTCGTCTGAGAACGCAAATTCCTCCGTA
This window of the Daphnia pulex isolate KAP4 chromosome 5, ASM2113471v1 genome carries:
- the LOC124194700 gene encoding cilia- and flagella-associated protein 57-like, which encodes MHLEFAASPLRLLAPCTGSVALLDNHQMIYISGRVVVMYNWMNQTQTFLPPRNSTMATAAFALSPDSQVMATLEVGPKSNLVVYEMMPTRRRKAIPIHIASHHHEEPVALAFSADGKLLATLLPEQPPKDHSHATELPLSSTLNLTNTTTHHQHSYSITVYLWRTGKTLASISLGSASLPSINPQLSFNPMDVHSLVVVYGGSLRFYRLTPDGMESGMKPKLAGHFITCHSWISTSRMALGTKTGQILIIEESDIVTQIPLDANDPRAGRVHHHDRADSAKRDADAEQQMISAVCPLGLNQICHLTGHSLLTVSEARDSKGTVYNTAAVLSPGELNSAVSSTTDVSIEIGRSSFVNDSTCSLMDKGRCSLTALARHGKKFIAVALRGQIWFAELSHHPSSESDPAKMENIISLAHSGEIRSLSTAVWRPYAVSVGQDRFLFLWNVAAEQIQFSKLLDEDILSASLHPMGHYVAITTSDSLQVFSVLVDRFHLVREVILAGCRKLAFNSGGNYIAVTRGSTLQLINFITFETSSPLMAHKGDINQIVWSEDGQRIYSCGADGLLCVWDSTSHEVLMQVKPNGINLIDLAALSNGHLIVASVDGEVVEVAEDGQVVCRLRAAELSATSLFYLAREQIILVGTRMGGLRAYKYPINSRSDYQEHFTQYGAITQISETTLGLDGQMLMSCCEDGSICLWRLGDENAKATQHLPSSSRMRLEESELNLECLVLRADWDDRGKKLDNLIRQLEEVKRQAELQVKAVEQECSQKTYAAESRHNDQFDRAIDKIQELEKKLAQQVEQSHQQMMQLRLDGDNERRRLEEAHHSKLASEYRHHQSLESTIEQLKIEHIKEMDLMEGRLTVERNQREARLREEFDASLRTSEDEKAQLKKKVAGLEAALKLATEKFESDQKSFQTRHEMQLSAEKQVNLKLRGETAILKKSVNGLQKEVESLRLNSLGQQSEATRLTTCLTSVRHETKELQEELERRDNIIKTKDEKLQKLVQQMQQHDKTQIELKQQLADVKKKLLESQTEIVKLHCKLQEVVTGSKSAQAEIEQLRRSGEQMQGKAKSQLGELQSLRQKFQCQQGRLQEILVCLDVGMSYLHDARQLKDYFAAIHDVYCDKEQFGSSSHRSSASSANPSSSECNLLKKVESLENTIASLRHQLSETIKLSEIKQEKLRKDNNLLLSELENTRKKISTIHEKEANVS